The Cydia splendana chromosome 21, ilCydSple1.2, whole genome shotgun sequence genome segment tggaactgggacttgtctcttataatggaattcaacctttttgccagattataagttggcgcacccaaatatgagaccactggacgaactgggatattatccttatgaattttgggaagtccataaagaataggagctcgtggattcataggcacaaccatactcttctgatgttcggtttcaaaaacaaacgaagaattcttaactgcttgtctaagatctttctggaaacctagagttgggtctctttgcaatctcgaaaatccgtcaccttgaataaggtctagtactttctgattatactgtcccttctccataatcacaatgcagttgcctttatctgcctttgaaaccaccaaatcactgtcttgcactttctgttgtatagatcttagcagcaaaacatcagaatcaacacacgcactctgtgctggactagtactcttgataacattagccaccatggtctttgtatctacatcaccacggccccgcactattgcaacctcagaatccactgccaaattttctaatgttctatgagtaatttttgtctggaaattatacttcaaacctttatctaaaagcccaatttcattttctgagaactccacattagttaaattcttgactcgaggatggaaaacatggtgagttgttacttgcacatcccttctccttaaaaatgaaccagaactcgactctgttaacctatgcaatttgttaagctgggtagtatacatctggcgagatactttgcttctgatcttgcacaccagatgtatactacccagcttaacaaattgcataggttaacagagtcgagttctggttcatttttaaggagaagggatgtgcaagtaacaactcaccatgttttccatcctcgagtcaagaatttaactaatgtggagttctcagaaaatgaaattgggcttttagataaaggtttgaagtataatttccagacaaaaattactcatagaacattagaaaatttggcagtggattctgaggttgcaatagtgcggggccgtggtgatgtagatacaaagaccatggtggctaatgttatcaagagtactagtccagcacagagtgcgtgtgttgattctgatgttttgctgctaagatctatacaacagaaagtgcaagacagtgatttggtggtttcaaaggcagataaaggcaactgcattgtgattatggagaagggacagtataatcagaaagtactagaccttattcaaggtgacggattttcgagattgcaaagagacccaactctaggtttccagaaagatcttagacaagcagttaagaattcttcgtttgtttttgaaaccgaacatcagaagagtatggttgtgcctatgaatccacgagctcctattctttatggacttcccaaaattcataaggataatatcccagttcgtccagtggtctcatatttgggtgcgccaacttataatctggcaaaaaggttgaattccattataagagacaagtcccagttccagccgaaatattgcttgaaaaatagcttgcagttaatagaaaagatccaggacattaacataccagataatgctgttcttctttcattggatgtagacagtttgtttacaaatgtgccatatggagagactttggagattattaagggtctttttgaaaggcaacgtttacatccaggggaagtagatgaattgatagatctaacagcgatttgtatgaaacaaaattatttcagatttgggggacagtattatttgcaaagtgatggtttggctatgggttcaccactaagtcctttaatggctgatatttttatggaccattttgagaaccagcatattgtgggcaacaataatatattatactattttagatacgtggatgatttgattatttgttggacgggtagtatgggcctgctggatgcatttattgctgaaattaatggtaagcatccaaaaattaagtttaaaaaggaactagagcaagacaactcattgaattttctagatttaacaatcactaaagtaaacaacaggcatcagttcaaaatttaccgtaagcctacacataccgatacagttatcccggcttcttccacgcatccgtggcagcataagttggctgcttttcattgttatgtgcatagaatgttgactgtgcctctttctgatgaacactatcagattgaattaaataatatttatcacttagcagtttcgaatggttacgataagtctgttgtgaatggtatcatcaggaaaaagcggaatagtatggtcaacactatgttgtatgcggcacgatcctctgaaccgattaaaaaatataaagcgagcataacttatgttggcaagttgtctgatgcaatttacaaaattttgaagtctaacgacattcctgtggcctttaagacaaataatactttgcactcaaagctttgcaatggcaaagataagatcgagaatgggaaaaagtctggagtttataagcttacctgtgacgattgcaataaagtgtatgtggggcaaacgggccgtagtttcactactaggtataaagagcatgttgcgtcatatagacataaccatccagagaagtccaattttgcaaagcacttattagatacaggtcacactttatctgagaatcattcttttgatattttacatgtttgcgaaaagggattgcgtttgggtgttctggaacaactggaaataattaggtacaacaataggggcatgattcttaacgaacaattgaatgttgcgtcatcgccgttgttacgaatttttccatctcactcacacttgcacggtagggggagtggtcaaggtataaatatggccgaccattctagacaggtcattccgttgccgggcgtcagaccgtcaacaactcctgaggatgcctcgtagagaggcgaaacacgtgtcgaggtttattcttttggtggtggtttgttatatttatttgcgtatttatttttgcggtgggagggtgggaatattaattgcatgtaaaaatactcaagtaagtataacgggttagcactgattgactagcacgttatcttttcgcggattagcaaaataatattttggttttaattagtatggatttccgcaaagtaacgcctgattctattcactaaagagaaagatgcccgcaatttgcgaacttcggttttCGCGGGAGGCCCTCATCTTTGTTACATTTATACACCTGCAGTTCTAACTCgcaataaaacttaaattatttaaattaacttaaTCGAAACgaaacaatagtagattgtacaacaagggcataaagtgacctattgttacccgaggcaattttttggtctgagcgaagcgaagaccaaaatagtagactaggttaaaaatggacatttattcccttgttgtacactctgcttttcacttcgattgcgaggaaaatatacaaaaaatctaatattttaggttattttaacgtatttattcaagactaaagaaaattgttcttgggccggtcggaggcgcggggcacgccgatcgggagagcgccggtcgggggcgcgccggcagggctggcagtttgtatggcagaatttggactttattgctaggtcaataagggtcgtaatagataattttactttatgctctagagcataaaatgcgattttatgtcgtctacgcacgacataaaggtgcactttttgagcatgagaagtgaaaaactttatagaatttattataatatttattctctGGTACGTGGTTATGGTTAACCATTATCGAAAAACGCCTAAGTACTTTCGCAATCATTTTTGCCTTTGGCAACATtcacatttaatattttatctcaTTCTACCTTGCACAGCCGTATGTTAGAAGAGCGAGATAAGCAATCCTTATCGTCAAATTCTATGAATGGAGTATGGCCTGTCTCACTGACGTTTAGTTTATGATTTACGATAGTCTTGTTGTAAATTGTGAATCAAAATCCAGTAATTTCGTGGTTTCTAGCGTTTCTAACGTTTTTCCAGGGGTTGAAACTGCAACTAGACATGCAATAACCTTGTTTTGACTTCTATTACTTGTGATTTGGACATTGGATTGTGAGTAATCATGGCGAATAATCGTATCCCCTCTGGCCCTAATACGCCTGGTAGCCAACAGACTCCTACCCAACAAGGAATAAAGATATTTATCCAAAGGGACTATTCTGAAGGCACGGCAGTTAAATTCCAGACTAGATTTCCTCCAGAACTGGAAGATCGAGTGAGTATTACTATGTTTATAAGCCTGTTGCAAAAGTAGAAAGCGTGTTATTGAACCGTTTCTAGTGTACACATTAACAACCTATATAGTGTACACTATACGCTATAGGTCTTTAATGGgagtaaaatatttaaaaaatagcaTTTCCGGTGAGCAAATTCATTAGGAAGGTCTTACATTGTAACAAACAATTgacttatatatatatgtaatggTTTTTACTTGATACAATTTATATTGTCTATAGTGGTATGAATTTGATAATGTCTCATATAGATGGGCCAATTCTCAGGCTTGTTTTAAGAGtatgtttatataatttaaCAGAAGAGATACATTATAATAACATTATTAAGTGTGCCTGGTGGTGGAACCTTTATAGATTGCACACTGGCCAAGGTTACTGTGCCCTATATAAATCTTGTTGTGGCTGGCTGGAGTCCACTACCTATCCCTGTGGTGCTGAGGAACAGATTAATTCATCATATTTTCCCATTTACTTGATATACTGTCTGATTACATAGAATACATGTGTGGCGCACAGCTAGTAATTTTTACTAAGCGCGTTTTGGGTGCGGGAATGTTTTGCACTAACCAAAAATTGGTAAAAATAACATTCTTCTCTTTCTTCCATGCATTaacccggcattttgccatggctcatgggagcctggggtccgcttgacaactaatcccacgaattgacgtaggcactagtttttacgaaagcgactgctatctgaccttccaacacagaaaggaaactaggccttattgggattagtccggtttcctcacaatgttttccttcaccgagaagcaactggtaaatatcaaatgatatttcgtaggtacataagttccgaaaaactcattggtacgagccggggtttgaacccacaacctccggattgagtcgcacactcttaccgctaggccaccagcgcttctaataatatttttatttattttatttaagcctTTATTTTTCCTTAAATAGTTTTGCATTAATAAAAGTATTCTAATATATTGTTGTTAATTTTACTATATTAAGGACCCCTGttgggtataggcctcctccatatCTTTCCACCTTTCTCTGTCTTTAGCCTTGATTAGCCAATTTTCTCCAGCTGTGGCTATGCTATCCCTGGACCATCTTGTTATGGGTCTTCCCGCCTTCCTTTTGCCATGGGGTCCTGGCCACTTTGTGACTTTGTTGGTCCATCTGTCATCTGTCAATCTTCCTATGTGGCCAGCCCATCTCCATTTCTGTTTCAGCGCAAACTCGAGTGCATCTATGATGTTTGTTTTGGATCGGATGTTCTTGCTGTTAACCTTGTCCTTTAGTTTTATGCCTAGAATGCTCCTTTCCATTGCTCTCTGGCATGTTCTTATCTTTAATTTGTTCTTGTTTGTGTGCACCCAAGTTTGAGAACCGTATGTAAGGCATGGTAAGATGCATGTGTCCATTactgttttcttatgtttgacACTGTAGTTTCCTTTTAAAAGCTCTTTAAAACTCCAATACTTCCTCCAGTTGATATGGATTCTGCGGTCTATCTCCTGGCTGttgctgtcagtgtcaaaggaTATTCTCTTGCCCAAGTATATGTAGTGGTCTACAAATTCGAGTTCTTTGCCTTGTATGTGTATTTTTGTAGGTGCTCTGTTAGTCATAATTTTGGTTTTTGTATGATTCATTTCCAAACCGACTTTACAGCTTTCCTCATTTAGCTTGTTTAGCATTATTTGTAGAGTGTTGGTATTTTCTGAGAATATAGCTATATCGTCCGCGAATCGTAAATGACTTAGACGTTTATCAAATACTTTAATTCCTTTTGTATCCCAGTCCAGCTGGCAGAATATGTTTTGCAGCACCGCTATGAATAGCTTTGGTGATGTTGGGTCCCCTTGTCGGactctaataatattatttaaacctAATTAAATTTACACCCATAACAttcatgtatttattattttttccattacAGATTGAACGACAAACCTTCGAGTATACTATGGAAAGATTGAATGAGCATTTTGAGATGGCGGAGACGGCGGACTGCAGTACATATTGTGAAGGCTGCTTGGCGTGTCTCACGGCATACTTCATCTACATTTGTACTGAAACACATTATGAAAAGGTATGTATTATAATTTAGTACAGCTATAAATGCAATCATCTAATTCTAACCAAAAGAGATTAATAAAATGAAACAGAAAGGGAAGAAGAAATACAAAACCGggcaaatgcgagtcggactcgcgcacgaagggttccgtaccataatgcaaaaacggcaaaaaaaaaaacggtcacccatccaagtactgaccccgcccgccgttgcttaacttcggtcaaaaatcacgtttgttgtatgggagccccacttaaatctttattttattctgtttttagtatttgttgttatagcggcaacagaaatacatcatctgtgaaaatttcaactgtctagctatcacggttcgtgagatacagcctggtgacagacagaaggacggacggacagcggagtcttagtaatagggtcccgttttaccctttgggtacggaatcctaattACTCTTAGTAATTAATTATTCCctacaaataattttatttatttaaaagaaagtatacaCATACAgccaaagaatttaatttccctACCATTTCATATGTACCTtgccacagtgacaatcaatatcaAAGTAGctatactattgtcactgtaacaaggtacgaaatggtataaatcatctttataaatataattttaaaataccatGGAACAAAAACACTTGATAACATCTTACAACAGCACTACCGCAACTATCTAATAAAACTAACCACAAACCATACAATTTCAGCACCTCCGGAAAGTGTCAAAATTCATAGCGACGCAGAACGAACGGGTGTACAACCCCAAAGGCATTCACATCACCGACCCGATCCTCCGGGGGCTCCGGGTCATCGAGATCACCATCATCGACATGCCCAACTATCAGAGCCCCACAGGGAACTCCAATCAGATCCGACACACTTGACCACCACAGGTAAAATTGAGCGAAGCGGCTCTGTAGCCCTAGCACAGGACAGGTGCCACAGTATCTCGCCTGCGAGATACTCTAGCACAGGACAGgtgcgacagtatctcgcctgcgagatagactacccctCCCTCGGTCCCTCTCTTATTAATATGGTGGGAAAAGGACGCGGGTAGTCTATATTtctgtttcagcttgggcaGAATACTTTCGTTCTCCTTTAGAAATCGCATTTCTAAACCatttatagaatagaatagaaaaagtttatttggtgtcaaaataaaacttaacctaCAAATTTTTAATACATCTTATTCTAATACGAGTACATGTTAACACCAAAATGGATGCCACTCAGCATTTGCCGATGGCTAAGATACTTAGCTATGGCGCTGCTTTTCAGGGCAACCTTACAAAGTTTATTTTACTTCAAAGTGTCCATCATCAGAGTATTCATTTACGA includes the following:
- the LOC134801254 gene encoding golgin subfamily A member 7, with the translated sequence MANNRIPSGPNTPGSQQTPTQQGIKIFIQRDYSEGTAVKFQTRFPPELEDRIERQTFEYTMERLNEHFEMAETADCSTYCEGCLACLTAYFIYICTETHYEKHLRKVSKFIATQNERVYNPKGIHITDPILRGLRVIEITIIDMPNYQSPTGNSNQIRHT